From a single Seriola aureovittata isolate HTS-2021-v1 ecotype China chromosome 18, ASM2101889v1, whole genome shotgun sequence genomic region:
- the slc31a2 gene encoding probable low affinity copper uptake protein 2 translates to MQMTFGVSSSVTLLFDFWDVHGPAGMVLSVFVVLLLTVFYEVLKVWRVWLGRSSKLAPPHCPDAASLPSHSDTISVLESSPSESSLTPMASHPPVSNTRNSWLLHCIQTVLHMLQVSLGYMLMLCVMSYNTWIFLGVIVGSVLGYFISFPLLGQT, encoded by the exons ATGCAG ATGACTTTTGGGGTGTCGAGCAGCGTGACGCTGCTGTTTGACTTCTGGGATGTGCACGGACCTGCAG gcaTGGTGCTGTCGGTGTTCGTGGTCTTGCTGCTGACAGTTTTCTACGAGGTGCTCAAAGTGTGGAGGGTGTGGCTGGGAAGAAGCTCTAAGCTGGCCCCGCCCCATTGTCCGGACGCCGCCTCCCTGCCCTCCCACAGCGACACCATCTCCGTACTGGAGAGCAGCCCCTCCGAATCCTCGCTGACGCCCATGGCGTCACACCCTCCAGTGTCAAACACCAGGAACAG CTGGTTGCTGCACTGTATCCAGACAGTTCTCCACATGCTGCAGGTGTCTCTCGGCTACATGCTGATGCTGTGTGTCATGTCCTACAACACCTGGATCTTCCTCGGGGTCATCGTGGGCTCTGTCCTTGgttatttcatctcatttcctctgctgGGTCAGACCTGA